The genomic region ttttggacagcccgcggttgcgtagatggtgttagtttccatgctctactccggtccgagaaagagtttcggcgtcacctccctgttgttctccggacagtacactctccctgccaggacgtgtatccggagaacagcggggaggtgctgccaaaattctatctcggatcggagtagagcatggaaactaactccatctacgcaaccgcgggtgggattaggacctatcctcacctattagaaggtaggaacgtagtgtacatgcattacatgtctatattaaactatactcggttatatatgttagaggatggaggaccgtgagtggatgtacacgggccgcgttcgacgtaatgatgtcaccccagaatggattaggaagaccgatgctttcgtggaacgggcatatggcgaagctgctaaaggagctagcctagtcccttgtccgtgcagcaaatgtgacaaccggaaaagaaaaccaaagaaggccatggtagaacatatttggaagaatggatttacgccggactatactcggtggatcttccatggtgaagcgcatcgcacgagagaggaggtggtgagacaacgcgtcgaggattacgatgctgatgccggggtaggagacatgttgaacgactatcacgaggcacagttcgtcgaaggacgtacggaggacgagccagaggcgaccacaaagacattctacgacatgtttgacgcggcacagaaaccccttcacggcaagacaaaggtttctcaactggatgccattgggcgtataatggcgttcaagtcgcagtatagcatgagtcgagacgcattcgatggtttgttgacagttattggcagcctgcttccggaggatcacgttctgccaaagagcatgtacgaggcacagaaactccttcgtgcactcaagatgacgtatgagcagatacatgcttgtccgaagggctgcgtcctatttaggaaagaacacactgaggcaaagtactgtccgaagtgtaaatcatctaggttcatggaggtagactctggtgatggacagaagaggcagctcgacatccccgtgacaatcctacgccaccttccgttcataccgaggatccagcgtctatacatgacagaggaatccgcgaaacagatgacatggcacaaaaaaggcaaacgatacaatcctgacaagatggttcacgcatccgatggtgaagcatggacccactttgatgtcattcaccatgagaaagccaaagaggctcgtaatgttcgtgttgcgctggccacagatgggttcaatccctatggaatgaccgctgccccatacacatgttggcccgtgttcgttatccccatcaatctcccccccggcgtatgctttcaaagacagaacatattcgtgtcgttgataattcctggacacccggggaataaaatgggcgtgtacatggagcctttgattgatgaattggtccgtgcttgggaggaaggggtatggacgtacgaccgagctacgaagacaaacttcaaaatgcatgtttggtaccagtactccatgcatgactttccggcgtatgggctattttgcgcctggtgtgttcacggtaagttcccatgcccagtttgcaaggaagctcttaggttcatttggttgaagaagggtggcaaatattcgtcattcgataaacatcgacaatttctccctcctgaccatgcattccgactagacatcaagaactttacgaaaggtgtcgtggtgacagaccgcccacctgcaatgatgactggtgccgaagttcgtgaacagatagatggtctcgtggctaacccagaaggtggttttgtgggatatggtgagcaacatatgtggacacataagtcgggcttgactcggctcccctattatgatgacctgctccttccacacaacattgacgtgatgcacactgaaaagaatgtcgccgaggcactttgggcgacaattatggagattcctgataagtcaaaggataacgtaaaggcaagagtggatctggtagagttatgtgatagaccaaaccaagagatgaagccgcctagtggtggtaagacatggagaaggcctaaggccgatttcgtcctgagcagggcccagaggaaggaagtactacaatggatcaagatgttaatgttccctgatgggtatgcagctaaccttagtaggggggtgaacttatctaccctgcgagtcttagggatgaagagtcatgacttccacatatggattgaacgaattcttccggcgatggttcgaggctatgtccctgagcatgtctggctagcgcttgcagagttgagctatttcttccgccagctttgtgcaaaagagttagctcggaccatgattgcagacttggaaattttctgggtatgacgtcaatggataccgttttcgcacaacaagctacgaccaaagtcggcccaatcgaaaaaccacgtgttctggagtctttacgcccgggcttgacgaggtcgagtattatggaagaattgaagaaatatatgaactcaatttttatggttccaaacctcttactccagtgatattcaaatgtcattggtttgaccctgaagttacgagacggacacattctaatcttgggctagtcgaaattcgacaggattccaccttaccaggagacgatgtctatattgtggcccaacaggccacacaagtgtattatcttccatatgcgtgccaaacgaaacaacatcttaagggttgggatgttgtgtataaggtatcaccgcacgctaaattacctgttccaaacgatgaagattataacttagacccggacacatatgacggagagttcttccaagaagatgggctcgaagggcaatttgagatagacttaaccgaagcgatcggaatggaagtagatattgaaatggttgttgatgacgaggatgatgaggtgcaaaatgagaatgacttagaaatacttgaaggcaatgccaatgacgaaattgcgccttcagatgatgttgactatgaaatggttcatagtgatgatgacacttatgatccggctaacccggacacatatgaagattatttttaatcgatgtaatgctatatttcatttattttgcatatgtttctaaatacatattttttatctgtgcttaattgtttactcttaattgcaggttgttggacaaagatggtgggcggtgggacgaggacgaggagggggagggggagggggaggaggagcacccgtaggatggaggaggaggcgcagcaggacgacgccgtacagcagcaggtggagcagcaagccgctgtcgatgcggcacagcaggacgacgacgatgcggcgcagcaggacgacgacgacgacaccgCTCAGCAGGacatctcaggttctggctcctcaggttcgaggagtatctacctgcgaggtcccgcgagcctacctaagcgacccatacttcgtgacagacgtccgctgatacgacccgatggagagaggtaggtaactttagatgttgttgctgctttttcatattatatgttcaaattaataatagaaactaatacttcatcttaatcactgcgacaggtcttggatggttttggagactgcagggggtcacggccgcaaccccaatggcatcctcggccttctatgccgggaacactttcctggacttgtcgagtacgccggagtgacgagcccagcatacaccttcgaccactacgccatcgcccccgatgcagtagatcgggatggcagacaattcaacaacaaggcggagcgggtgaagcaagagctgtgggtaagtcttcctcgcactatattgtttaataagtcgcatttgttgcatattcttgaaataatgtatggatacatcgtctttgtatgtaggatttcttcaggtgcgatgttggatacgaggccagggcggatgtggtgtctacgacgtgctgtaagaagctcgtcatggacatgcactatgaggcgcgcatccaggccatcgtcacttaccacggctccgtccttggggagaaggtgaacaagaaggacgcccgaaccatgtcattgactgcggaccagtacttgcaggtaaatacaaaactttattattggtactaaatatgcttattcttatcttctgatatgcggtgtacttatatttttttagatgattcctcattggtgcgccgcgcatcctgagtgctgggagaagatggtgcagaggtggtgctcggatgagtgggacgaggcgcacaacgctagccgggaacggcgtttgctgatgcaaggtccctcccaccatcaaggcagccgcagcctgggcaaatacgcggaagcatgggtacgcgctcttttttatttaggtatataactttcgattagacatgatttctaaccatatcgttggttttctcgcagtcggcggcacatggtggcgcgccttgctccacgttctcggcatatgccatggcccacaaggggaaggcgacgtccgacgtcacctacaacccggatgacgggcccgaggcgtacaccaaccccgccatccacagccgactcagtgagtacaccgccatggccaaggaggtccatgggccagattacgatccgaggaccgaggacatcgacggagatgtcctcatgagggtcggaggaggcaagaggcatgggcggtactggattgccgacggggcaatcgactcgtcctccactcccactctctctcaggtgcgagcaaggagcacgagcgcgagcccagccatacgacctcggcaggacacttcacagcatcgtatccagcaactccaggttattccttatctattcatcgttcattgatttttatatatctgttctttgcattatcgtaacattagggtgaaatattacagacttagctagatgatgagaggaggcaacgtgaggacctggagaagaggatggcggagatgttcgcgtacatgcagagccttggcgccgcacagggtcatgctccaccacctccgttattccctgcagctgaccctacagagttcactactcctgtgagtatcaaaattttagtactgcatgatatttattcatatgttctcacacatacaatctcttctctgtgcagggtcaatcggcggcgtcgaacaaccctcatgcttcgtccagcccttcgccgaaccagtccagatgcccacctcgttgatgatctgttttgtgatgatccagacttacctttatgagtgttggtgatgttagttaaactttatcttgtgagatacttggtgatgttagtgatgacgcagacttatatctgttttgtgatgatcatgactttagtgagacttgtgatctgttttgtgaaactttgtgatatatatggtgttgatgataaatgtgttcattctgtgatgggcttgatatataatgtgatgtgaatgatatatatcttttgtttgtttagatggaacaacaaaagcaaataaaaaagggacattctggtcactttgccgagtgtaacactcggcaaagggttgctttgccgagtgctatgaccatggcactcggcaaagaaggaaacctgggaaccggtaaagacatctttgccgagtgctgacagtggcactcggcaaagaaggaaacctgggaaccggcaaagacatctttgccgagtgcttttgccaagacactcggcaaagatactggcaaaggggcccactggagggttctttgccgagtgccagtccaccagacactcggcaaagaaacctcctttgccgagtgcctactagggctctcggcacagggactggctgtggggtccactggaccagtctttgccgagtgtcgccgtaggcactcggcaaaggatccgtcaccgtcacttggcgccgtgacggtgacttttctttgccgagtgcccgacaaaaagtactcggcaaagaagctgttgccgatgtacagttcgccgagcgttctttgccgagtgtaacactcggcaaagcctttgccgagtgtaaaatagcctttgccgtgtgtttagaacacacggcaaaggagctgattccggtagtgagagGGGATCTATCTCCGAAGAACATGTTGTTAGTATATAGAGGCTATCTACGTATACACATACACGATGCAAGGATCGATGGTCATAAAAAAAGTATATACACACGCGCAGATGCTTACTACGGAGTAGTACGTTGGTATAACTTCATTGGGTGCCGGCCACTTTTATTTGAAGCCATATGCATGGACAAATTAAATGTCGCTCGACTCTTTACACTTGCAGTACCCTGCAAAGCATGGACGGGGTTTGATGAGAAGCAAACACTAGTAAATGATGTCAGGTACAGTTATAGCCTCACCGTGTATATGTATTTATATAATAATACTAGTAAAGTACACAGGAGTATAGGCGTATAGTATAGCTAGGTATGTAGAGGAGCTAGGTATGCAGACGAAATACAAAAAGGATGGAAGTTAATGGCTCATCACTGTGAATCCTGCTGATCCGCTAGCTGCAGCGCCCACCTCTAGGTAGTGTGGGCCATGCATCGCATTGCGTGGTTGCAAGTGTCGTCCCATGGGCCATGGCCCGGCCGGAGGAGGGCATCATCATCACCTCATAATTCCTCAGTTTCCTATTGCTGCATGCAAAGAGCAATGCAAGCTCTTTCCCAGCTGGCTGGCTGGCTCCTCGATCTACTCTACTACTGGTGTGTGGTGGTCGTCGACCTAAATCCTAGGCAGATTTCCAGAATCCGGCCGACGTGTAATTCTGCCCTTAAATGCACGCATGCATGCCCGCCGATTTATAGCCATGAGGCATATGAGCTAGCTAGCCCCTCTGTCTCTGTCCGATCGATTAGTCACACCACATCACCGATGAATATATTAATTGAATACTGATTGGGtctcttttctttctttctttctttccctGAAGGATGGCGAGAGCTGCTGGGGCAAGCAGATCGAGAATGAAGGCACGACACGACGTGCTAAGTAAACTCGCCACCAGTAACCAACCGTTCAAGGCACGTACTCTCGCAGCGTTGCAGTTGCAAGCACATGCAGATAGATAgatatagatagatagatagatggaTAGATAGATGGAAAGAGCCATTTTTTTCCGAAGAGGAATGTGTGCTGGTGTACGTGTGCCTTGTATGCTAGGAGACCCAgtgtagtcgtcgtcgtcgtacGTACGTAGTACGTCCATCATCGATCTTCTCAGGTTTTAATTTACGACCTCActaaggccatgtttggtttctttagtctagggactaaagtttagttaggagactaaagtttagtccctaacatgtttggttctagaggctaaaaatagtaagaatatactacatgactcataagaagactaaaatggCTTTTAACAAACTCTtgctattagtacaattgaactaaatgaggggtaaatgtggaattaatatggtttagtcccttttaacacatatgtgaaggactaaagactaaatcattttagtccatattttagtcctagtgtttggaaaaaagggactaaatgagactaaaaaatagagactaatctttagtccctctaaccaaacaccccctaaatactAGCTTGTTACTATATAGACCTAATAATGCTAGATCTAGTTGCTAGCTGTGTACCTAAACCCTGACCGAATCGCCATCGATCTATATATGCTTTAGCAAGAGCAAGGTCGTCAGCAAGCCGCTAGCTATAGCTGTGTGTGCCCATACAACTACAACTAGTCGTCTGtctatacacacacacacacacacgtagTACGTACCTACACAATAGCCACTTACTGGCGCGCTTGACGTTTGCACGCACAAGCAGCAGTACGTACCGCGTTCGTCCCTCGAAGCAGGGAAATCACAAGAACGCGACACAAACGGACGTACGTGTATAGCCTAGCAATAAACACGGCGGTCGACAACTGTTGGCCTCCTCTCTTGCCTGTACTGTACGTGTCTCCTTCCTTCCTGCCTTGCCTTGCCTTCGTTGTCCCTTTCCTCGATCTCGCTCGTTCATCACTTGTTGGCATGCCGGCATCCATATGCATGCACATGGATTCAAATTACTAGGGTATACGTACTGTGATCTATGTGCGCTGTTGCGAACGAGTTTGAAACGAAGACAAACAAGCTAGGGCCAAGGGCATGGGATCATGCATTGCACACACGCATATGCATACGAGCTCCTACAACTGTACATACGAACATAGATAGCTAGGCCGGCCGGTCGGTACGAGATGTGTTGGATACGCCGGCGTTAATCTGTCAGGCATTTGGAATCCATCACGCAACAGTACGCGGTGCTTCTTGATTACCACATTGATTCTTTTCATCGCTTTGCTACAGGAGCTGAAACCTagcgggctgggctgggctgggcttgcTGGCTATATACTGCTGCTCCGTGTGAGAAAAGATGACCGCTGCTAGCTGCCTACCTATAGCTACCTTACCAGTGAACAGTACAGTACACAGCAGGCCGCTCTTGCATACACTGCCATATTGCCATTGCCACCACATCTCTCATCTCTGCCTCTTCTGATCCCTCttccttcctctctctctctctaaataaACAGTCACTGCAGTACGCGTCCTTCTCCCTTCCCTcacctcctctctctaaagtctaAACTCAACTCCtacgatggtggtggtggtgggcatGTGCGCGTGTATGTATAGTGTCTTCTGCATCCATTATATATACTGTGCAGACAGGAAGAAGGAAGCAGTAGTGGCCGGCCTCTCCCCACTACATGCTTCTTCGTCGTCTCATCCTCTTCTTCCAATCCAGACCTCCGTCCACACCCACCCatctgctcctcctcctcctccctccctaGTACCCATTTTGTCTCTCTCAACAGTCCCTCTCTCTCCAGTCTCCACACACCCAACCAACCAAACCAAACCAAACCAAAACCTTTTTGCTAGCTTATTCACAGACAGCAGCTTCCAACCAATCAAACTCATCGACCGATCGAGTGCTCGTACACCAATAGCTCAGCCAGCCATCAAATCCTAGCTGGAGGTGCGTACGTACTTGGCTAGAGGAGgtagacgacgacggcgacgacgaccgacatgccgtcgcagcagcagcagcagcagggccAGCAGGTGGCGGCGGGGTCGACGCGGTGGTGCCCGACGCCGGAGCAGCTGATGATCCTGGAGGACATGTACCGCGGCGGCCTGCGCACGCCCAACGCGTCGCAGATCCAGCAGATCACGGCGCACCTCGCCTGCTACGGCCGCATCGAGGGCAAGAACGTCTTCTACTGGTTCCAGAACCACAAGGCCCGGGACCGCCAGAAGATGCGCCGCAGGCTCTGCATGAGCCACCACCTCCTCTCCTGCGCGCAGTACTACGCCGCGGCGGCGCACCACGGCCACGCCGCCTtcctcgccgcgccgccgccgtacGGGCACCAGCTGCTCTCCCCGTCCACGACGTCGCCCaccccggctgctgctgctgctgccgccgctgcaGCGTACGGCTACTACTACCCCGCCACGGCCGCCTTCGCTGCACCGGCGAGCCGGTGCGCCGGCAACGCCACTCCCCCGTCGCCGACCACCCAGCTGTTCCACTATCAGGTAGGACGGAGTACGTACTAGGAGTATCTATCTATATTCTATACTACAGGTCACATCACCAGAGCTGGAATAAATAAAGTTTCCATCTTTATATTAATCCGTCCATGCAACTACAATGTATGACTCGGACAGGGTGGCGGAGGGCTTGTGCCGACGGAGGCGCTCGGCCGGCCGGAGTACTCGCTGGGGAAGCTGGACAACTTCGGCGTGGCGCTTGACGACGTCGTGGTGAGCTCGACCTCCGGTGCTGTCGTCGACACGATGGGGGCGCCTCCGGTTGCAGGGTTCGAGGTGGCGCCGCCGCTGCCGGCTGCCTTCAGCTGCCGGCCGCTCAAGACGCTAGACCTCTTCCCCGGCGGTCTCGAGGAAGAGCAGCACGACGTGGCCTGATCGGCGCATATATGCCGTTGTTACCATTAATTACTACTTAGCTAGTCGTCGCCATCAGTCGTTGATGCATGTCAATGTCATGCAGTAGTACGTAGTACACACACGCTGACATGATCTCAGCTCGTCCCCCTCCCGATCAATTTAGCTGGAGCTACGACAGCTAGAGCTAGCTTCGTTCTGATCTCTCTCCGATCCATGGCTACAATCTAGTGTGTCGTCGTCGTGTTGTTCTTTCTGATGCATGTGTTTGGTTAGAGGGTGTACTTACTCGTTTCTAGAGATTAGTGCGCTCTGGCTAGCAGCTagctagagaggagagggagtgGGCGCTGAGCAGCAAGAGCTAGCTAGGAGTACAGTAGTACGTGCTACTAGAGTAGAAGAGGCCCACCGGGGAGGCACAGGCACAGAGCAGTCTGCGATGCATTCATTCCTTGTTGAGTTATTATGGGATGTGACCGTGCGTACAGTGCGTGTTTAGTGTAGCTAAAACAGGCATGCATGCAGTGTGAAGCTACTATAGCTGGTGGGGGGTACGGTACCTACTAACTAGGCTTTATTTGCAGAGCTCATTACTGGTGGGAGAGGAGATCAAACTTAGGTTCATGAATATCATGTAATGGAATGTTCCTTGCTTGCCGGTCCCCCAACTCCCAACCTCCACCAattcctctctctcactctctctctctctcgcatcTAGATCAAGATCCCTCCTGCTCCACACCCTGTGTCGCTCCGTGTGTATGGACTTTTCTTTTGCCTGCCTTATCTTTTGTATGTGTGCCCACGAAAGAATAAGCAGCCTGGTCTTTTTGGATTGGCGCCGATTTGGTCAGCGCCAATTACTAGGGGTGTACCGCCTAGCGGTGCCCTCCGCGGCagcacggacggtccgcggctctgGGCCGGACGGTTCGGGACCTGGACGCAGGAGCGACGCCTTCCCTGCGTCGCACCGGATGGTCcgtgcacagggccggacggtccacgatggCGCAAGGTCGTATTCCTCCTCCTCGCTGGAACCTAGATCTCGCCCCTTGGGGGAAGAGATCTTAGGGCGCCCTGGATCGACagggcgtccccagacgacgtggagttgcctagaaattaaaagatcaattcgaggaagaggcCTTGGGTGgataactagatcttgcccccgggAGGGGTAAGATCCTAGGGTTATCTtagggtcggcaggccacccaagacggatctagacgacgtagagtcgaataggggtgtaggtggatatgcggaaggctatAACTCGAACTACACTACATCTACTCCTATGGCAGGAATGATAAAgaaagtaattggttcgattaGAATGTGTTCGGAAATtctcaatcggtcgtagcccttcatatatatagggggTCTGGACCCGTTCCTAGGCAATAGCTAACAAaccccacgtgattagatggataaccacgctcGGGATAAGGATAATCACCCGAACTAATCTGATCgcgggggcgcggaccgtcccccacttttggtgctcaacacatgccccctgccttttggtggagcttggcgaaccaaaagaACCAGCGAAAACTTCAGAAACAATTGATCTCATGAGTTATTTTATTTCCAAAGTAAGGATgcagctcgatgcaagtcatcggctcttgtgatcagataatataaaataCTTGATAGAACTTTGATGCACATAGGCC from Zea mays cultivar B73 chromosome 6, Zm-B73-REFERENCE-NAM-5.0, whole genome shotgun sequence harbors:
- the LOC100127511 gene encoding Putative WUSCHEL-related homeobox 2; translated protein: MPSQQQQQQGQQVAAGSTRWCPTPEQLMILEDMYRGGLRTPNASQIQQITAHLACYGRIEGKNVFYWFQNHKARDRQKMRRRLCMSHHLLSCAQYYAAAAHHGHAAFLAAPPPYGHQLLSPSTTSPTPAAAAAAAAAAYGYYYPATAAFAAPASRCAGNATPPSPTTQLFHYQGGGGLVPTEALGRPEYSLGKLDNFGVALDDVVVSSTSGAVVDTMGAPPVAGFEVAPPLPAAFSCRPLKTLDLFPGGLEEEQHDVA